The following proteins come from a genomic window of Motilibacter peucedani:
- a CDS encoding IS30 family transposase, which produces MVVAVRTALTPAEVDEVWSRWRSGQAVKVLSREMRRHPTTVRDLLKRCGGIRPRPRTRPPLRLSLGEREEISRGLAAGLSLRAIATGLGRAPSTVSREVERAGGRDADRALDADAAAWAAACRPKQCKLAAHPRLRAVVQDRLREDFSPEQVAGWLVRQFPDEPEMRVSHETINRSLFVQSRGALKKELTQHLRTRRAMRRPAGKRLPDGRGNRLHELTISDRPAEVEDRAVPGHWEGDLVFGRGMSPVATLVERSTRFVMLVALPEGHKSELVVDALAAKIQTLPAALAKTLTWDQGNEMSLHARFTVATGVQVYFCDPKSPWQRGSNENTNGLLRQYLPRTLNFRTLTQADFDAIADKLNTRPRQTLGFRTPSEALDEVLR; this is translated from the coding sequence GTGGTTGTGGCGGTGCGGACAGCGTTGACGCCGGCTGAGGTTGATGAGGTGTGGTCGCGGTGGCGTTCGGGGCAGGCGGTGAAGGTGCTGTCGCGGGAGATGCGGCGGCATCCAACGACGGTGCGTGATCTGCTCAAGCGCTGCGGAGGGATCCGGCCCAGGCCGCGCACGCGCCCACCGTTGCGGCTGAGTCTGGGCGAGCGGGAGGAGATCTCCCGCGGTCTGGCTGCTGGGCTGTCGTTGCGGGCGATCGCCACCGGGCTCGGTCGTGCCCCGTCGACGGTGAGCCGCGAGGTCGAGCGCGCAGGCGGCCGAGACGCGGATCGCGCGTTGGACGCGGACGCCGCGGCGTGGGCGGCGGCGTGCCGGCCTAAGCAGTGCAAGCTGGCGGCCCATCCGCGGCTGCGGGCGGTCGTGCAGGACAGACTGCGGGAGGACTTCTCCCCGGAGCAGGTTGCCGGGTGGCTGGTCCGCCAGTTCCCCGACGAGCCGGAGATGCGGGTGTCGCACGAGACGATCAACCGCTCACTGTTCGTGCAGTCCCGCGGCGCGCTGAAGAAGGAACTGACCCAGCACCTGCGCACCCGGCGGGCGATGCGCCGACCGGCCGGCAAGCGCCTGCCTGATGGTCGCGGGAACCGGCTGCATGAGCTGACGATCAGTGACCGGCCCGCAGAGGTCGAGGACCGCGCGGTCCCCGGGCACTGGGAAGGCGACCTGGTCTTTGGGCGCGGGATGAGCCCGGTCGCGACACTGGTCGAGCGCTCGACCCGGTTCGTGATGCTCGTCGCGCTGCCCGAGGGACACAAGTCCGAGCTCGTCGTCGACGCCCTCGCCGCCAAGATCCAGACCCTGCCCGCGGCGCTGGCGAAAACGCTGACGTGGGATCAGGGCAACGAGATGAGCCTGCACGCAAGGTTCACCGTCGCGACAGGTGTCCAGGTCTACTTCTGCGACCCGAAATCGCCGTGGCAGCGCGGCAGCAACGAGAACACCAACGGACTGCTTCGCCAGTACCTCCCAAGAACGCTGAACTTCCGCACACTGACCCAAGCCGACTTCGACGCCATCGCCGACAAGCTCAACACCCGCCCTCGACAGACGCTCGGCTTTCGGACACCATCCGAAGCACTGGACGAGGTGTTGCGTTAG
- a CDS encoding cupin domain-containing protein, protein MTLVDDAERRVGSDPHPALQRVLPLDVDSFAEDYWGRQALLARAASLPGGVGGFSDLLSLDAVDELLSERGLRTPFIRVAKDGQVIDPSRWTGSGGAGAEIADQVRDDALLGLFADGASIVLQGLHRNHPPLVAFASALAAELGHPVQVNAYVTPPQSRGFDAHYDVHDVFVLQVAGEKRWRISRPVLESPLRSQVWTDRRAAVAERAAEEPFLDEVLRPGDALYLPRGWLHAAEALGDVSAHITVGIHTVTRYAVAEALTALAARSPELRRSLPLGVDVADPAAVQEEVAATLEALAAAVREVPAADVAERLRRSVWPKSRPAPIAPLAQAAAARSATGTTAVRLRDALRAQLRPAGDSVQLVLPGRSLTLPADTAAAVDALLSGETFLAAELPGLDEADGVVLVRRLLREGVVVPAEG, encoded by the coding sequence ATGACGCTGGTGGACGACGCTGAGCGCCGGGTGGGGTCCGACCCCCACCCGGCGCTGCAGCGCGTGCTGCCGCTCGACGTGGACTCCTTCGCCGAGGACTACTGGGGCCGGCAGGCGCTGCTGGCCCGCGCCGCCTCGCTGCCCGGCGGAGTGGGCGGCTTCAGCGACCTGCTGAGCCTCGACGCGGTCGACGAGCTGCTCTCCGAGCGCGGCCTGCGCACCCCCTTCATCCGGGTGGCGAAGGACGGGCAGGTCATCGACCCTTCGCGCTGGACCGGCTCCGGCGGCGCGGGCGCCGAGATCGCCGACCAGGTGCGCGACGACGCCCTGCTCGGCCTGTTCGCCGACGGCGCCTCGATCGTGCTGCAGGGTCTCCACCGCAACCACCCGCCGCTCGTCGCGTTCGCCAGCGCGCTGGCCGCCGAGCTCGGCCACCCGGTGCAGGTCAACGCCTACGTCACGCCGCCGCAGTCGCGCGGCTTCGACGCCCACTACGACGTGCACGACGTCTTCGTGCTCCAGGTCGCCGGCGAGAAGCGCTGGCGCATCTCGCGGCCCGTGCTCGAGTCGCCCCTGCGCTCGCAGGTGTGGACCGACCGGCGGGCCGCTGTGGCCGAGCGCGCCGCCGAGGAGCCCTTCCTCGACGAGGTGCTGCGCCCGGGCGACGCGCTCTACCTCCCCCGCGGCTGGCTCCACGCCGCCGAGGCGCTGGGCGACGTCTCCGCCCACATCACCGTCGGCATCCACACGGTGACGCGGTACGCGGTGGCCGAGGCCCTGACGGCGCTGGCCGCGCGCTCCCCCGAGCTGCGCCGATCCCTGCCGCTCGGCGTCGACGTCGCCGACCCAGCCGCCGTGCAGGAAGAGGTCGCCGCGACGCTCGAGGCGCTCGCGGCCGCCGTCCGCGAGGTGCCTGCCGCTGACGTCGCCGAGCGGCTGCGCCGCAGCGTCTGGCCGAAGAGCCGGCCGGCGCCGATCGCTCCGCTCGCCCAGGCGGCCGCGGCGCGGTCGGCTACGGGCACCACAGCCGTACGTCTGCGCGACGCCCTCCGCGCGCAGCTGCGGCCGGCCGGTGACTCGGTCCAGCTCGTGCTGCCCGGTCGGTCGCTGACGTTGCCGGCGGACACCGCGGCGGCTGTCGACGCGCTGCTGAGCGGGGAGACGTTCCTCGCCGCTGAGCTGCCCGGGCTGGACGAGGCCGACGGGGTGGTGCTGGTGCGTCGGCTGCTGCGCGAAGGAGTGGTCGTCCCGGCCGAGGGCTGA
- a CDS encoding BatC protein: protein MALDDDSITSDSGAEGPADGGASGVPGQQDGGADGGADSGAEGPADGGASGQPGQHDGGADGGADGGADGGADGGADGGADGGA from the coding sequence ATGGCCCTCGATGACGACAGCATCACCAGCGACAGCGGCGCCGAAGGTCCCGCGGACGGCGGCGCGTCCGGCGTCCCCGGCCAGCAGGACGGTGGCGCTGACGGCGGCGCCGACAGCGGTGCCGAGGGTCCCGCCGACGGCGGCGCGTCCGGCCAGCCGGGCCAGCACGACGGCGGCGCCGACGGCGGGGCTGACGGTGGCGCGGACGGCGGTGCCGACGGTGGTGCCGACGGCGGCGCTGACGGCGGCGCCTGA